One window of Papaver somniferum cultivar HN1 chromosome 9, ASM357369v1, whole genome shotgun sequence genomic DNA carries:
- the LOC113308897 gene encoding uncharacterized protein LOC113308897, whose protein sequence is MEEEDYDILCATPGCRRLIAKGYQIPVDVLGFSTAIIKIPPLDTLVVGNESVVDTFGFPMMETELLCIGCQTFLGSLYYHQHVLGTRENNDPDYLFRIGFDRVLYVLRIRVELSPDQFEDSLLEPLIGDSGLDEGQRHSHNLQKKRATHDQYDDL, encoded by the exons aTGGAAGAAGAAGATTATGATATACTCTGTGCTACTCCTGGATGCCGGCGATTAATCGCGAAAGGGTATCAAATTCCTGTA GATGTGCTCGGCTTTAGTACAGCTATTATAAAGATCCCTCCCCT TGATACTCTTGTGGTTGGGAATGAAAGTGTTGTGGATACATTTGGTTTCCCAATGATGGAGACCGAGCTCCTTTGTATTGGCTGCCAGACCTTCCTTGGATCGCTATAT taTCACCAGCATGTGCTGGGCACTAGAGAAAACAATGATCCCGATTACTTATTTAGGATAGGATTTGATCGTGTGCTGTATGTACTGAGGATCAGAGTTGAGCTCTCCCCAGATCAGTTCGAGGATAGCTTACTTGAGCCACTTATTGGAG attcaGGTTTAGACGAAGGGCAGCGTCACAGTCACAACCTACAGAAAAAGAGGGCAACCCATGATCAGTACGACGACCTCTGA